One genomic segment of Arachis duranensis cultivar V14167 chromosome 4, aradu.V14167.gnm2.J7QH, whole genome shotgun sequence includes these proteins:
- the LOC107482363 gene encoding pyrophosphate-energized membrane proton pump 2, with translation MMIDDDMEAGSLGPYHDRPRTFPNMRTKPYTPLIFRILLGINVRVLFILLLLGFGAIFYMGASTSPIIVFVISICILSFLVSIYLTKWVLAKDEGPPEMVQVTLFPMLNFLCPAPTNTLDLYSLLLNSGLHFGYWVLFVMSLTSYLGYGSFLPPFTCSYMSCMFCFRSTSAYITVAAFLLGALCSGIAGYVGMWVSVRANVRVSSAARRSAREALQVATRAGGLSAIIVVGMAVIGIAVLYATFYVWLGVDSPGSMKVTDLPLLLVGYGFGASFVALFAQLGGGIYTKAADVGADLVGKVEQGIPEDDPRNPAVIADLVGDNVGDCAARGADLFESIAAEIISAMILGGTMAQRCKIEDPSGFILFPLVVHSFDLVVSSVGIFSIRGTRESGVMAPIEDPMTILQKGYSVTIVLAVVAFALSTRWLLYTEQAPSAWFNFALCGLVGIITAYVFVWITKYYTDYKHEPVRTLALSSSTGHGTNIIAGVSLGLESTALPVLVISVAIISAYWLGQTCGLVDETGNPIGGLFGTAVATMGMLSTAAYILTMDMFGPIADNAGGIVEMSQQPESVREITDVLDAVGNTTKATTKGFAIGSAALASFLLFSAYMDEVAAFAHQPFKQVDIAVPEVFVGGLLGSMLIFVFSAWACSAVGRTAQEVVNEVRRQFIERPGIMDYKEKPDYGRCVAIVASASLREMIKPGALAIISPIVVGFLFRILGYYTGHPLLGAKVVASLLMFATVAGILMALFLNTAGGAWDNAKKYIETGALGGKGSDAHKAAVTGDTVGDPFKDTAGPSLHVLIKMLATITLVMAPVFL, from the exons ATGATGATTGATGACGACATGGAGGCTGGTTCTTTGGGGCCTTACCACGACAGGCCAAGAACTTTCCCCAACATGCGCACTAAACCTTACACCCCACTG ATATTTCGTATTCTCCTGGGAATAAATGTCCGTGTTCTATTCATTCTTTTGCTCCTCGGATTTGGGGCTATCTTTTACATGGGAGCCAGTACATCTCCCATCATTGTGTTTGTCATCTCTATTTGTATTCTCAGCTTCCTTGTGTCTATATATCTTACAAAGTGGGTGCTTGCAAAGGATGAGGGACCCCCTGAAATGGTTCAGGTAACTCTATTTCCTATGCTTAACTTTTTATGTCCTGCTCCCACAAACACTCTAGATTTATATTCCCTTTTATTGAATTCTGGTCTTCATTTCGGTTACTGGGTTTT ATTTGTGATGTCTTTGACATCATACCTAGGCTATGGATCTTTTCTTCCACCTTTTACATGTTCTTACATGTCATGTATGTTCTGTTTCAGGTCAACTTCTGCTTACATCACTGTAGCTGCATTCCTTTTAGGTGCCCTTTGTTCAGGGATTGCTGGATATGTTGGGATGTGGGTGTCTGTTCGTGCCAATGTCAGAGTCTCTAGTGCTGCAAGACGGTCCGCAAGAGAGGCATTGCAG GTAGCTACTCGTGCTGGCGGTTTATCTGCTATAATCGTCGTTGGTATGGCTGTAATTGGGATAGCAGTTCTTTATGCCACATTTTATGTTTGGCTTGGCGTGGACTCACCAGGGTCGATGAAAGTTACTGATT TGCCGCTTCTTCTGGTTGGATATGGATTTGGTGCTTCCTTCGTTGCACTGTTTGCTCAGTTGGGTGGTGGAATATATACAAAAGCAGCTGATGTTGGAGCAGACCTTGTTGGAAAAGTAGAACAGGGAATACCTGAAGATGACCCTAGGAATCCTGCTGTTATTGCTGATCTG GTTGGAGATAATGTAGGAGACTGTGCTGCTAGGGGTGCTGATCTTTTTGAAAGTATTGCAGCTGAAATAATCAGTGCTATGATACTTGGAGGAACAATGGCTCAACGTTGTAAAATTGAAG ATCCATCTGGCTTCATCTTGTTTCCTCTTGTTGTTCACTCATTTGATCTGGTAGTTTCGTCGGTTGGAATATTTTCAATTAGGGGTACACGTGAATCTGGAGTAATGGCTCCAATTGAGGATCCAATGACAATTCTTCAGAAAGGATATTCTGTTACAATAGTTTTAGCTGTTGTGGCGTTTGCTCTG TCTACACGGTGGTTACTTTATACTGAGCAAGCACCTTCAGCATGGTTCAATTTTGCTTTGTGTGGGCTCGTTGGTATTATTACTGCTTATGTTTTTGTCTGGATCACTAAGTATTATACTGACTACAAGCATGAACCTGTGCGCACATTAGCCCTTTCTAGCTCCACTGGTCATGGGACTAATATAATTGCTGGAGTCAGTTTGGGTCTTGAGTCAACTGCTCTTCCTGTCCTTGTCATCAGTGTAGCAATTATTTCAGCTTACTGGCTGGGCCAAACCTGTGGACTAGTAGACGAGACAGGAAACCCAATTGGTGGGCTGTTTGGCACAGCTGTAGCAACTATGGGAATGCTTAGCACTGCAGCTTATATTCTGACGATGGATATGTTTGGCCCAATAGCGGATAACGCTGGAGGCATTGTAGAGATGAGTCAGCAG CCTGAAAGTGTCCGAGAGATCACCGATGTCCTCGACGCTGTAGGAAACACAACAAAAGCCACCACCAAAGGATTTGCCATTGGTTCTGCTGCTCTTGCATCGTTCCTTTTGTTTAGTGCTTATATGGATGAGGTTGCCGCATTTGCTCATCAACCTTTTAAACAG GTCGATATTGCAGTTCCAGAAGTTTTTGTCGGTGGGTTGTTAGGTTCCATGCTTATATTTGTCTTTAGTGCTTGGGCATGTTCTGCTGTTGGCCGAACTGCGCAAGAGGTTGTTAATGAAGTAAGAAGGCAGTTCATTGAGAGGCCTGGTATAATG GACTACAAGGAGAAACCAGACTATGGTCGCTGTGTTGCTATTGTAGCTTCGGCATCATTAAGAGAGATGATAAAACCTGGTGCTTTGGCAATCATTTCACCTATTGTAGTTG gtttcctgtttcgaattttgGGTTACTACACAGGGCATCCCTTACTTGGGGCTAAAGTTGTGGCATCTTTGCTGATGTTTGCAACTGTAGCTGGCATTCTTATGGCACTTTTCCTGAACACAGCCGGTGGTGCCTGGGATAATGCAAAGAAGTATATAGAGACTGGCGCTCTTGGAGGCAAGGGAAGTGATGCTCACAAAGCAGCTGTAACAGGAGACAC AGTTGGAGACCCTTTCAAGGACACAGCTGGTCCCTCGCTTCATGTTCTCATAAAGATGCTGGCAACGATTACGCTTGTAATGGCTCCAGTGTTCCTGTGA